A genomic region of Mus musculus strain C57BL/6J chromosome 7, GRCm38.p6 C57BL/6J contains the following coding sequences:
- the Zranb1 gene encoding ubiquitin thioesterase Zranb1 isoform X1: protein MLAILLTEVSQQAAKCIPAMVCPELTEQIRREIAASLHQRKGDFACYFLTDLVTFTLPADIEDLPPTVQEKLFDEVLDRDVQKELEEESPIINWSLELATRLDSRLYALWNRTAGDCLLDSVLQATWGIYDKDSVLRKALHDSLHDCSHWFYTRWKDWESWYSQSFGLHFSLREEQWQEDWAFILSLASQPGASLEQTHIFVLAHILRRPIIVYGVKYYKSFRGETLGYTRFQGVYLPLLWEQSFCWKSPIALGYTRGHFSALVAMENDGYGNRGAGANLNTDDDVTITFLPLVDSERKLLHVHFLSAQELGNEEQQEKLLREWLDCCVTEGGVLVAMQKSSRRRNHPLVTQMVEKWLDRYRQIRPCTSLSDGEEDEDDEDE, encoded by the exons ATGTTAGCGATATTGCTTACAGAG GTATCTCAGCAAGCAGCAAAGTGTATTCCAGCCATGGTGTGTCCTGAACTGACAGAGCAAATCCGGAGAGAAATAGCTGCTTCTCTTCACCAGAGAAAGGGGGATTTTGCTTGCTATTTTCTGACTGACCTTGTAACATTTACATTACCAGCAG ATATTGAAGATTTGCCTCCAACAGTTCAAGAAAAATTATTTGATGAGGTGCTTGATAGAGATGTTCAAAAAG AGCTAGAGGAAGAATCTCCCATTATAAACTGGTCTTTGGAGTTGGCTACACGTCTGGACAGTAGACTATATGCACTTTGGAACCGGACTGCCGGAGATTGTTTACTTGACTCAGTACTACAAGCTACATGGGGCATTTATGACAAAGACTCGGTGCTTCGGAAAGCCCTGCATGACAGCCTGCATGACTGTTCACATTG GTTTTACACACGCTGGAAAGACTGGGAATCGTGGTATTCCCAGAGCTTTGGTTTACATTTTTCACTGAGGGAAGAACAATGGCAAGAAGACTGGGCATTCATACTCTCTCTAGCTAGTCAG ccTGGAGCAAGTTTGGAACAGACACACATTTTTGTACTTGCACATATTCTTAGACGACCAATTATAGTTTATGGAGTAAAATATTATAAGAGTTTCCGGGGAGAAACTTTAGGATATACTCGGTTTCAAG gagTTTATCTGCCTTTGTTGTGGGAACAGAGTTTTTGTTGGAAAAGTCCAATCGCACTGGGCTATACAAGGGGCCACTTCTCTGCTTTGGTTGCCATGGAGAACGATGGCTATGGCAACCGAGGTGCTGGTGCTAATCTGAACACTGATGATGATGTCACCATCACATTTTTGCCTCTGGTTGACAGTGAAAGGAAGCTCCTCCATGTGCACTTCCTGTCTGCTCAGGAG CTAGGTAATGAGGAGCAGCAAGAGAAACTGCTCAGAGAGTGGCTGGACTGCTGTGTGACTGAAGGGGGAGTTCTAGTGGCCATGCAGAAAAGCTCTCGGCGGAGAAACCACCCCTTGGTCACACAAATGGTAGAAAAATGGCTTGACCGCTACAGACAGATCCGGCCTTGTACATCCCTGTCTGATGGAGAGGAAGATGAGGATGATGAGGATGAATGA